A genomic region of Elephas maximus indicus isolate mEleMax1 chromosome 10, mEleMax1 primary haplotype, whole genome shotgun sequence contains the following coding sequences:
- the ERG28 gene encoding ergosterol biosynthetic protein 28 homolog isoform X2, producing the protein MSRFLNVLRSWLVMVAIIAMGNTLQSFRDHTFLYEKLYTGKPDLVNGLQARTFGIWTLLSSVIRCLCAIDIHNKTLYHITLWTFLLALGHFLSELFVYGTAAPTIGVLAPLMVASFSILVMLVGLRYLEVEPVSRQKKRN; encoded by the exons ATGAGCCGTTTCCTGAATGTGTTACGAAGCTGGCTGGTTATGGTGGCCATCATAGCCATGGGGAACACACTGCAGAGCTTCCGAGACCACACCTTTCTCTATGAAAAGCTCTACACTGGCAAGCCAGACCTCG TGAATGGCCTCCAAGCCCGGACCTTTGGGATCTGGACACTGCTGTCATCAGTGATCCGCTGCCTCTGTGCCATCGACATCCACAACAAGAC GCTCTACCACATCACACTCTGGACCTTCCTTCTTGCCCTGGGGCATTTCCTCTCTGAGTTGTTTGTATACGGAACAGCTGCTCCCACGATCGGTGTCCTGGCTCCCCTGATGGTGGCAA GTTTCTCTATCTTGGTGATGCTGGTTGGGCTCCGGTACCTGGAAGTAGAACCAGTATcaagacagaagaagagaaatTGA
- the ERG28 gene encoding ergosterol biosynthetic protein 28 homolog isoform X1, which translates to MEKTQSWSRAEGGGGDKWPRWTPGWSCLGGAFLLLLLLLLLLRWESGRQKALSELKRVMSRFLNVLRSWLVMVAIIAMGNTLQSFRDHTFLYEKLYTGKPDLVNGLQARTFGIWTLLSSVIRCLCAIDIHNKTLYHITLWTFLLALGHFLSELFVYGTAAPTIGVLAPLMVASFSILVMLVGLRYLEVEPVSRQKKRN; encoded by the exons ATGGAAAAGACCCAATCCTGGAGCCGGGCTGAGGGTGGGGGCGGGGACAAATGGCCCAGGTGGACTCCGGGCTGGAGCTGTCTTGGAGGAGCTTTtttgctgctgctactgctgctgttgttgctgcgCTGGGAGTCCGGTCGTCAG AAAGCCCTCTCAGAGTTGAAGAGAGTCATGAGCCGTTTCCTGAATGTGTTACGAAGCTGGCTGGTTATGGTGGCCATCATAGCCATGGGGAACACACTGCAGAGCTTCCGAGACCACACCTTTCTCTATGAAAAGCTCTACACTGGCAAGCCAGACCTCG TGAATGGCCTCCAAGCCCGGACCTTTGGGATCTGGACACTGCTGTCATCAGTGATCCGCTGCCTCTGTGCCATCGACATCCACAACAAGAC GCTCTACCACATCACACTCTGGACCTTCCTTCTTGCCCTGGGGCATTTCCTCTCTGAGTTGTTTGTATACGGAACAGCTGCTCCCACGATCGGTGTCCTGGCTCCCCTGATGGTGGCAA GTTTCTCTATCTTGGTGATGCTGGTTGGGCTCCGGTACCTGGAAGTAGAACCAGTATcaagacagaagaagagaaatTGA